The DNA region TGAAGAAAAATCTTTCAATAATCACTTCCTTAGAACAGGCTTTGAATTCAACCCATTACCAAAAACATTCTTTAGAGCTGAATATATCTATGGTTATCAACTGGAGGAAAAGAGCAAGAACACAATAATAACTAAACAAAATGCCGATGGGTCTTTTAAATCAGCACAGCAAGAAAAAAAGCCTGAATTAAATCCAAACACTTATCAACAAATAGTTACATCCATTGTTCATACCTGGAAGAACCGCTCAGTGAAAGCAGATTTCTCGTATATGAACAGCCTTCAAAAGTTAGAGGATTATAAAAGTCTTTACAACATAGATGAAACTGGACGTTTGCTTGATTTTCAACCTAAACTTGAAAACAAAAATGAATCGAAAATGGTAGATGATTATAATTGGAATGTATCAATTAACGACATTAAAATTTATGATCATAATATCAAACTAGGCTATTCAGGGAAGTATGAGGTAAGCGATTTCAGGTTGTCGGTTGATAAATACAACTATAGCGATACGCTTTGGATTACCCAAGCAAGTGGATTCGACAATTTTAATCTAACATACGAAAACCACGCCTTCTTTATTAGTGACGAGTTCAGCTTTGATTTCTTACGCGCTAAAGCAGGGCTAAGGTACGAGTATTCTGAGCTTGTTGGACATGCAGAGGGGAATGTTTATAACGGCAAAGGGGCAAATAATATTCTGCTCCCAAACCTATCACTTACACTAAATATTGATAAAACCCAGTACTTTAGCGTAAACTTCGGAAGGCGTATTCGCCGCCCAGGGTATAAAGACTTAAATCCTTACCTAGAAGAAAAGAACCCTGGTGAGTTCAAGCAAGGTAATCCTGACCTTATGCCCGAGACGGCTTGGGCTTACGAGGTTGGATATTTTAAAAACTTCAAACGTTTCAATTTTGGGACAAATGTGTTTTACCGTGATATAAACGACGTTATTCAAAAGAATATCACCGAAGACAACCTTGGAAATAGAACAGAAACGCCACAAAATACTGGACACGCAAAGTTAATGGGAGTTGAATTTATGAGTGCAGTTAAACCCTTTCGTTTCTGGGAATTCAATGCAAACTACTCAATTTTCCATTCTGAAATAACCTCTGGCGAGTATCAGGGTGATGCGTTGAAAGACCAGTTTAAGTGGTCGGCCAAGGTTATCAACGATTTTAAATTACCATACAGCACAAAGATTCAGTTTGCATTTAACGCAATAGGCCCAAAAATATCTAATGAGAAAGAAGAGAATACCATCTGGTTTGCTGATTTGGGGATAGAAAAAAACATAACCGATAAAGGGTCTATCATATTTAGAGTCAGTGATTTGTTAAACAGCTTAGAAAAAGAGAAAATTGAAATTACCGACAAGTCAACTACTCGTGCCATTGAAACAACCGAAGGTAGAATTTTTATGTTAGGTTTAAAGTATAATTTTTAATTTCAAAAATGAGAAGAATTGCATATTATTTCCGAAAATGGCATAGCTGGATTGGAGTTGTTTTCACCTTACCCTTAATAATTATTTCAATAACTGGGATTATCCTTGCTTTTCAGGATAGTTTTAAAAACACATCCAAAGAGCCGCAGATTAATGTTAAGTGGCTACCTGGCTATTCCGAAAAAGCATTAAGAAATGAATTTGAGAATAAGATTAATGAAGTTTTTTCTATTGCTATTTCAAAAGATTCAACCTATTATTATGGGACTGGAGCTGGTGTGTTTTACAACAAAAACGACAGCACTGGATTTTTTTCTAAACTTGCAGGGTTAGAAATCCGTTGTGTTGTTGTTGGTGATTTGTTCTTGTTTGCTGGGGGGAAGCAAGGGCTTTTCAGGGTACAATTATTTGATCAAAGTGTAACAACAATTTTAAGCAAAGACATTCATTCCATTTGTCTTACCAATGATTCAACATTAATAGTATCGGATAAAAAAAATTTATACGTTTCGAATGATTATGGCTCTTTCTGGAAGAATATTAAATTCAGCAAAGCCTTTGATAGCAAACAATTCAAAACAGAGAATCCAAAAATGTACAAAATACCGTTGCATAAATTAAACTTAGATTTACACACAGGAAAAGCGTTTTTTGGCAAAAAATTTGACTGGTTATGGATTGTATTTGTTAGTTTGAGTTTATTATTTCTAACCCTCACAGGTCTTTATATGTGGATAAAGAAAAAGACAAGAATGAAAATAAAAACTTAGCACTATCCATCCCTTCGCTTTCAGGCACTTTGGCAAAACTCACATAGCCATACTACAAGCCTACATAGCCAAATATCCTTTCTACCCATCCCGAACAGGGAAGAATGATACGGTATGACTGTGCAGCAAAGGTTGATACAAAATGAAACCACAAGGAAATAATTAATTACCATGTGTTAAAAAGGTTGAACTTCAGAGCGATTTCGTACACAGGGTCTTTTTCATTGGGGGTCAAAAACGTAACACGCTCTCCCACATTCCCCCTCCACCCAGCCATTGGCGGTCAGCCTAAATGACGACAAATGGACAAAGTGGTACTATTATGGAAAGAATATACACTTGTTCGCACGCATCGGGGGACGCGTGCGCTCTTTTAATACTGTATCATTTATGATGTGCCCCCATGTGTTATTGTATTCCATGTGAGTTTTTTCAAAGTCGACCGTCCATTTTAGTTGGTTGCACCTCCAAAGGCAAGTTTGAGCGTAACCTAACATTGCGCCTTGGCCGGTATAGATGAAAAACTGATCGAAAGCACGAGCGAGAAATTTTTTTTACTAGATTTGCTGAAATTTTTGGGAGGGTTTTGTATACATCGCACGCATATTGTGGCTCGCACCAACGTGGGTATGAATTTTGTAAAATTGATTATAATGTTAATACATTTAACCAATCTAATTTATACGAAATATGAAGCCAAAGTTTACTGAAATTCTGCTAGTGTTAGGTTTAGTTTTAGCAGGAATTCTTAAAGGTATTACCAGCAGCGCTACGTTCCTACTAGTAATTATCTTTCTTTCAATTCTACTGTCTGGTTACTATTTATTCTTCTACAGGAATAACATAAGCGGCGATAGTAAATTATTAAACATAACAACCCGCTGGGCGCTTTCATTATTCCCCATTGCGTTTGTAATAACATTTTTCACCCCTAATACAGGCAGGATTTTGAGTTTGCTTTACTTTGCCTTTTGCATTATAATAACCATTTTAAAATCCCGAAACAAAACATCCGACAGATATGAGCTGATTAGAATGTACTTGCTATTAACCATTTTAACATGTACAGGTCTATCGTTCCCTTAATTTTATGGTCAATTTCAACTAAATTGGGATAATTGAACAACCCGATTTTTGTTAAATAAGTTTTCGGTGTTCTACTGTTCGTGCGCATTGGGGGAAGCGTGCGCTCTTTTCAATACTGTATCATTTATGCTATGACAACCCGTTCGCGCGGAATAGAATTCCATGCGATGGTTGTTTTGCTATTAGCCAGTATCATTTTTTTGTTCTGCTTTCCCATTCCACCTTTTTAAAGTAACTTTGCGGGTAGTTTATTGCAGGACATGTCAAACTCGAACTTTGTAGATTACGTTAAGATATTTTGCCGTTCGGGCAAGGGTGGTGCGGGGAGCATACACTTCCGCAGGGAGAAGTTTGTCCCCAAAGGCGGCCCCGATGGTGGCGATGGTGGCCGCGGAGGCCATATTTACCTGAAGGGGAACAGCCAGCTATGGACTTTACTTCATCTGAAATATCAACGTCATATTTTTGCAGGCGATGGTGAATCGGGGAGTGGTGCCCGTTGTACGGGTAAGGATGGCGAGGATGTTTACATTGAGGTGCCCATTGGCACCATTGCCCGCGATGCCGAAACCAATGAGATGATTGCTGAAATTGCCGAGCACGGCCAGGTAGAGATGATTTTGAAGGGTGGGCGCGGAGGTTTGGGTAACTGGAACTTTCGGACGGCAACCCTGCAAACCCCGCGGTTTGCTCAACCCGGCGAACCCGCACAGGAGGGCTACGTTATCCTGGAATTAAAAATACTGGCCGATGTGGGACTGGTTGGTTTCCCAAATGCCGGTAAATCGACATTGCTGTCGGTGGTGAGTGCGGCCAAACCCAAAATTGCCGACTACCCTTTTACTACCTTGGTACCAAACCTTGGAATTGTTCGATACCGCGACGATAGGTCGTTTGTAATGGCCGATATCCCTGGTATTATTGAAGGTGCCCATGAGGGGAAAGGGTTAGGACTTCGCTTTTTACGCCACATTGAGCGCAACTCCATGCTACTCTTCATGGTGCCAGCCGATTCCGACGATATTTACGGGCAATACCAAATACTGGTGAACGAACTAAAAATGTACAACCCGGAACTGCTCGATAAGAAAAGGGCTCTTGCCATCACTAAATGCGACCTGGTGGACGAACAGGCTAAAAAGAAAATTTCAAAGCATCTGCCCGAAATACCTGCTGTGTTTATCTCGTCGGTAACCGGCGAGGGTATTGAGCGGTTAAAGGATGTGCTTTGGGATAACCTAAACCAACAGTAATTATGATTGATTACCTGGTAAAACTCGACACCGACCTATTTCTCTTCCTTAACGGGTTGCACAGCCCTTTCTGGGATAGTGTTATGCTTTTTGCATCGGGAAAGCTCACATGGTTACCGTTTTACCTGTTGTTAATCTACTTCATTGCCCGAAAGCATAAGTGGAAAACCCTTTGGTGGCTGCTGGCAATTGCAGTTGTTGTTCTTGTAGCCGACCAGCTCTCAGTACATCTCTTTAAAAATGTTTTTCAAAGGTTAAGGCCATGCCACAACCCCGATTTAA from Tenuifilum sp. 4138str includes:
- a CDS encoding TonB-dependent receptor; this encodes MRKILLAMVGALLVSQTYSQDKCQIKGNIVDQNGEALQFATVQIINISNGVVKGVVTDSYGYFCDENMVKGRYKIKITYIGFETFESDVFEIKNGDTYTFNDISLVSNNTQLSEVIVIGSAIVSEIKPTTIKYKANALVSQQGGSVGDILKNMPSVSMGGSPGHNRDIRFRGLGNAYTKVLINGKESGLKGNNLETVLDQIPASSIESIEILSVPSAEYSSEGINGIVNITLKENKFYGTSGSAQILAGNFNGLQGEVGLSHKTSKYSIFGQYDFQQRTLPKEKTEFKTNFNNVNITGYDEKVEFEEKSFNNHFLRTGFEFNPLPKTFFRAEYIYGYQLEEKSKNTIITKQNADGSFKSAQQEKKPELNPNTYQQIVTSIVHTWKNRSVKADFSYMNSLQKLEDYKSLYNIDETGRLLDFQPKLENKNESKMVDDYNWNVSINDIKIYDHNIKLGYSGKYEVSDFRLSVDKYNYSDTLWITQASGFDNFNLTYENHAFFISDEFSFDFLRAKAGLRYEYSELVGHAEGNVYNGKGANNILLPNLSLTLNIDKTQYFSVNFGRRIRRPGYKDLNPYLEEKNPGEFKQGNPDLMPETAWAYEVGYFKNFKRFNFGTNVFYRDINDVIQKNITEDNLGNRTETPQNTGHAKLMGVEFMSAVKPFRFWEFNANYSIFHSEITSGEYQGDALKDQFKWSAKVINDFKLPYSTKIQFAFNAIGPKISNEKEENTIWFADLGIEKNITDKGSIIFRVSDLLNSLEKEKIEITDKSTTRAIETTEGRIFMLGLKYNF
- a CDS encoding PepSY domain-containing protein; this translates as MRRIAYYFRKWHSWIGVVFTLPLIIISITGIILAFQDSFKNTSKEPQINVKWLPGYSEKALRNEFENKINEVFSIAISKDSTYYYGTGAGVFYNKNDSTGFFSKLAGLEIRCVVVGDLFLFAGGKQGLFRVQLFDQSVTTILSKDIHSICLTNDSTLIVSDKKNLYVSNDYGSFWKNIKFSKAFDSKQFKTENPKMYKIPLHKLNLDLHTGKAFFGKKFDWLWIVFVSLSLLFLTLTGLYMWIKKKTRMKIKT
- the obgE gene encoding GTPase ObgE yields the protein MSNSNFVDYVKIFCRSGKGGAGSIHFRREKFVPKGGPDGGDGGRGGHIYLKGNSQLWTLLHLKYQRHIFAGDGESGSGARCTGKDGEDVYIEVPIGTIARDAETNEMIAEIAEHGQVEMILKGGRGGLGNWNFRTATLQTPRFAQPGEPAQEGYVILELKILADVGLVGFPNAGKSTLLSVVSAAKPKIADYPFTTLVPNLGIVRYRDDRSFVMADIPGIIEGAHEGKGLGLRFLRHIERNSMLLFMVPADSDDIYGQYQILVNELKMYNPELLDKKRALAITKCDLVDEQAKKKISKHLPEIPAVFISSVTGEGIERLKDVLWDNLNQQ